Proteins encoded in a region of the Apostichopus japonicus isolate 1M-3 chromosome 19, ASM3797524v1, whole genome shotgun sequence genome:
- the LOC139959982 gene encoding alpha-1A adrenergic receptor-like: protein MDSYHSMNESNYITPNTNARITGVANGVFFFVGIIGNGLVILAVISSKKLQTSTNAFIVSLAVTDVLASLTQPIYVVVKWINFYTPRLETVCQIVTPIATTSVGCSFLTITVIAINRYTLIASPYRIYPALFLAKMNILWITLLWVISASVVILPPYVFDFGKFGFARDEHTCISVPEHPSTKLYALLVVAVFYPLPLLTIVVCYVGTFIRLFAHNRRMKAHRYAQRTQRTTPGRLNTTSNSLDIETKNDKKTQAQSFITPVQIQVTKNMFIIFIALVVCFTPHTVCSILQECAIEEYTRTIAVANSIINPIIYGFKHPVFREVFTSLIKRKDVPQPSFIWSSIKKKRVVEQTGNSSL from the exons ATGGATAGCTACCATAGCATGAACGAAAGTAACTACATTACACCAAACACTAACGCTAGGATCACAGGCGTAGCGAATGGTGTGTTCTTTTTCGTTGGAATCATCGGTAACGGTCTGGTTATTCTAGCAGTTATATCTTCCAAAAAGCTTCAGACGTCAACCAATGCATTCATCGTAAGCCTTGCTGTGACTGATGTCTTAGCAAGCTTGACACAACCGATATATGTTGTTGTGAAGTGGATCAACTTTTATACGCCTCGATTGGAAACTGTTTGCCAGATTGTAACGCCTATCGCTACTACTTCAGTTGGTTGCAGCTTTCTAACAATAACGGTCATCGCCATTAACCGTTACACGCTCATTGCAAGCCCATATAGAATATATCCAGCGCTATTTCTTGCAAAGATGAATATATTGTGGATAACGCTGTTGTGGGTCATATCAGCTTCTGTGGTGATTTTACCACCTTACGTATTTGACTTCGGTAAATTTGGTTTCGCTCGAGATGAACACACATGCATCTCTGTTCCTGAGCATCCCTCGACAAAGCTGTATGCTCTTCTGGTGGTTGCAGTGTTCTATCCTCTCCCACTCCTCACCATCGTCGTTTGTTACGTGGGTACCTTCATCCGCCTCTTTGCTCACAACCGAAGAATGAAGGCACACAGATATGCTCAACGGACTCAAAGAACAACTCCTGGTAGATTGAACACAACCAGTAACag TTTGGATATTGAAACAAAGAACGACAAGAAGACGCAAGCGCAGTCGTTCATCACGCCCGTACAGATTCAAGTCACTAAGAATATGTTTATCATATTCATTGCTCTCGTGGTTTGTTTTACACCGCACACCGTGTGTTCGATATTACAGGAATGTGCAATTGAGGAATACACACGAACTATCGCCGTTGCGAACAGCATCATCAATCCGATCATATACGGTTTTAAGCATCCTGTGTTTCGTGAAGTGTTTACCTCCCTCATAAAACGCAAAGATGTCCCTCAGCCCTCTTTCATCTGGAGTAGTATAAAGAAGAAACGGGTGGTGGAACAAACCGGAAATTCTTCGTTGTAG
- the LOC139959993 gene encoding cytochrome b-c1 complex subunit 2, mitochondrial-like, translating to MSLSGVRPAVSRIARRCYSAQASATRKSEEGAILPKQDVVVSKLANGLTVASLDNYSPVSKVSVVVNAGSRYETSENLGITHCLRTFANLTSKGASSFSISRGLEDIGASLEATTTKEHMTYTVQCLRDNLDTACHYLTAVTTGQEFRDWEVKDNKIRLKMDLAVRNNDLIADVIEGLHSAAFRSSLGKSLYAPEFMIPSISPQSLHDFVDGHFLAGNMALVGVGVDHDDLRAFGDKMPLKEGGVVQKVPAKFHGGQQIRNPTSSPLAFAAIGVEGTSLSSKDLLTAGVLQHLMGVGQHVKWGSNVASSRLNQSAAQVTSLPSSTNCFNLAYTDAGIFGVCAITQSQDMNPILKSVMGVFRAATKGNIDSKDFQRAKNQLKSSLLMKYENQETILEDIAIQALATGGFKPISEVVADIDAITADDAVRLAKKMFNGKPSMAVSGNLSNTSYLEELMSA from the exons AGGAGGTGCTATTCTGCTCAGGCTTCTGCCACAAGGAAGAGTGAAGAAGGGGCGATTTTACCAAAACAAGATGTTGTg GTCTCCAAACTAGCAAATGGCTTAACGGTGGCATCATTGGACAACTACTCTCCTGTCTCGAAGGTCAGTGTTGTCGTCAATGCCGGTTCGAGGTACGAGACATCAGAAAATCTGGGAATCACACATTGCCTCCGGACATTTGCTAATTTG ACATCGAAGGGAGCATCCAGTTTCAGCATTAGTCGAGGACTTGAGGACATCGGAGCCAGTTTGGAGGCAACAACCACAAAAGAGCACATGACATATACCGTTCAGTGCTTGAGAGATAACTT AGATACAGCATGCCATTATCTGACCGCTGTGACAACGGGTCAAGAGTTCCGGGACTGGGAAGTGAAAGACAATAAAATCAGACTGAAAATGGATCTAGCTGTCAGAAATAATGACTTAATTGCTG ACGTTATCGAGGGTCTTCACTCTGCTGCTTTCCGCTCGTCTCTCGGTAAATCTCTCTATGCACCAGAGTTTATGATCCCCAGCATCAGTCCTCAGTCGCTGCATGACTTTGTTGACGGTCACTTCTTGGCCGGTAATATGGCTCTTGTTGGAGTTG GTGTTGATCATGATGACCTCAGAGCATTCGGTGACAAGATGCCTCTGAAGGAAGGAGGAGTTGTACAGAAAGTACCAGCAAAATTTCATGGCG GCCAACAAATTCGTAATCCCACCAGTTCGCCACTAGCGTTTGCAGCCATTGGAGTGGAGGGCACCAGCTTGTCCAGTAAGGATCTCCTCACTGCTGGTGTTTTGCAACATTTGATGGGAGTAGGGCAGCATGTTAAGTGGGGGAGCAACGTAGCCTCTTCTCGACTCAACCAAAGTGCTGCCCAGGTCACGTCGTTGCCATCCTCA ACAAACTGTTTCAACTTGGCATACACCGATGCTGGCATCTTTGGAGTTTGTGCTATCACTCAGAGCCAAGATATGAATCCT aTTTTGAAGTCTGTCATGGGTGTATTCAGAGCTGCAACAAAAGGAAATATTGATTCCAAAGACTTTCAGAGGGCAAA GAACCAGCTGAAATCATCCCTTCTCATGAAATACGAGAACCAAGAGACCATCCTGGAGGATATCGCTATCCAAGCCCTGGCGACCGGAGGATTCAAACCAATCTCCGAGGTGGTAGCTGACATCGATGCAATCACCGCCGATGATGCGGTCAGG CTTGCCAAGAAGATGTTCAACGGGAAACCTTCCATGGCTGTAAGCGGGAATTTATCAAACACAAGCTACCTGGAGGAATTGATGTCTGCTTAA